CCGGACCTGCGCGAGTCCCTGGCGAAGGAACTCGCCGCCCTGCTCGGCTGAGACCGCGCCCTAGCGGATCTCGAGGATCTTCTCCCGCATCGCGTACACCACCGCTTCCATCCTGGAGTGCAGCTGGAGCTTCTCCAGGATGTTGCGGACGTGGTTCTTCACGGTGTTCTCGGAGATGAACAACTCCTTGGCGATGTCACGGTTGTTCATTCCCGTCGCGACGAGCTTGAGGACTTCCAGTTCGCGGTCGGTCAGGCGCGGCGCGGGCACCAGCCGGCGTTCGTCCGTGCGCTGGATCATCGACTTGAACTCGGTGAGGAGCTTCGACGCCATCGACGGGCTGATCTGCGACTGCCCGTCGGCCACCGCGCGAATGGCGGTGGCCACCTCGTCCGTGGAGATCTCCTTGAGGAGATAGCCGGTCGCGCCCGCCTTGATGGCGTCGTAGAGATCGGCTTCCTCGTCACTGATCGTCAGCATGATGATCTTGGCGCTGGGTGCCACCTCCTTGATGGAGGTGCACGCCTCGATTCCGCCACGCTTGGGCATCCGCACGTCCATCAGGACGATGTCGGGCAGCAGGTCGGCGGCCTTCTCGACGGCCTCTGCGCCGTCGCCCGCCTCCCCTACGACCTGGATGTCCTCCTCGGCCGCGAGCACGATCTCCAGGCCACGACGGAACAAGGCGTGGTCGTCCACCACAAGGACTCTGATCGGTTCCTTGCGTGGAGTTCCCGAGTCCGGGCCCATGCCGACGACGCCGTCGTCGGCATCACGCATCGGTCCGAAGCTGTCCGCCATCGTTCCTCCCCCTGAAGGCTGTGGCCTGTGGTCCTGAGCCATCGCCAACCCAGAGCAACGACCCACCGGTTGGGCCGTGGCCACCATGATTTCATGCCCGGACGGCACCCGAGTGCCGGAGTGGGGCGCGAAGTGGTCGCACGGGGGTGCCCCTGGGGGCGCACACGCGCTCCAGGGGCACCTGTTCCGCTGTCACCCGGCACGGTCAGCCGCCGAGCGCACCGCCCGCGTCGGGGGCGTGCGCCTGCGTGACCATCGTGTCCGTACTGAGGTGGATCACGCCGTAGTCGTAGGCGTGCCGTCGGTAGACGACACTCGGTTCCTTGGTCTCGGAGTCGACGAACAGGTAGAAGTCGTGCCCGACCAGCTCCATCTCGTAGAGAGCCTGGTCGAGGGTCATGGGGGCTGCGACGTGGGTCTTCTCGCGGACGACGATGGGGCCGTCACCCTGCACTTCCAGCGAGCCGATCTTCTTCGTGGGTACGGCCTCGGGCTCCTCCTCGGGAGCCGGCACCAGACCGTTTCCGTTGAGCGTCGCCACGCCCGGGACGTGGTCGGCGACCTCGGCGGCCGGGATCCGGCGCGCTCCACGGCGCGAGTACCGCTTGTCGTGTTGCCTGCGCAGCCGGGCTTCCAGCTTTTCCGCCGCCAGGTCGAGCGCCGCGTACGGATCGCTCGCCGCTGCCTCAGCCCGGATCACCGGACCGCGGGAGCGGAGCGTGATCTCCACTCGGTCACAGCGGTCGGCCTGCCGGGGGTTGGGCTCCTTGGACACCTCGACGTCGAGGCTGATCACCTTGCCATCGAGCTTCTGGATCTTCTCCAGCTTCAGCTTCTCGGCCACGTGCTTCCGGAACCGCTCGGGCACCTCGGTCTTGCGGCCCTTGACGACGATGTCCACGCAGAACTCCGTTCCCGGATCGCTCCGCTTCGGTGCGGAGCGTCTCCCTTTTGCACCAGGCTCCGGTGAGTCCCGGAACCTCGGACTCGGTGACTTCCACCTCCTCCCCCGCGAACGAGATCTCCACTCCACCGTCGCGAGTGATGAAGAAAAACCCGCAGCACGGCAATCGGATTTGAGAGGCGTGGCCTGCGGCTTTCCCTCTCACCGAACATATCTCGCCCGGACGGATGTCGTCACCCTCTACTGGCGCGTACCTCCGTTCAGGTGAATAGGCCCTCTCGTTACCTGCAACGACACAAGATCTCAATCAGTTCCGGTTTATTTCGAAAGAGTCCGGTGATGCCGCGACGACTGCCGCGCACACCACGTCAACGACTCCGCCGGCGTCCACCGCGCCCGCGTCCACTTGCCGGTCGGGCCGCCGGCCCGTCCTCTCTCGCCTTGATCCGACGTTCTGTTCCTCTCTGCTTTCCCACGTCTCTCCCCCGTACACGGCCAAAGTCCCTGCAGCGTTCGGAATCGGCCCGGTCGCCCCGGACAAAATCTCCGGCCCGTACGAGACTGCCCGCACGGCTCGCGCGGCCTCCGCCAGCGAGGCCCCCGTGGTCATCACGTCGTCGACGAGGACGACCGGCCCCCCGCAGAGCAGCCGGGCACCTCCGCGAGCCACCGCCAGCGCGCCCGCGAGATTGTCCAGTCGCTGCCGGGAGTTGAGCCCCGACTGGTCGGCCACGGCCCGCCGCTGCCGCAGCACGCCGACCACCCGGGCCGGAAACCCCCTCCGCCGCAACTCACCCGCTGCCGCGAGCGCGATCCGCCGCGCCGGATCATGCCCCCGGGCTCGCACCGCCCGCCGCCCGGACGGCACCGGCACGAGCAGCACAGGAGCCCCACCGCCCCGGGACCAGGCCACCCCGGCCTCCGCCGGAGCCCAGGCGCCCTGGAGCCCCGCCCGCACGGCTCCCGCCAGCGCCACCCCGAGCGGTCCGGCGAGCGCCAGGGCACCCCGCTCCTTGTGGGCCAGCAGCGTCGCCCGGACCTCGTCCGCGTACCGGGCCGCCGCGTGCACCAAGGGCAGCCCGGGCGGCTCCGGCACCGGCCGCACCCGATGCACCGCGCCTCCGCTCAGCACCGCACGGCACCGCGCGCACAGCACCGTACGAGGCATCCCGCAGCCCCCACACGCGCCCGGCAGCACCAGGTCGGTGAGGTCCTGCCACCACCCCCGCATGGCCACCACTGTGCCCCTACGGGCCCGGCCCGGCCACCCCTGTGGACAACCGCCTGTGGACAACCAACCGCCCCGCCACCCGCTCGTCCCCCACACGAGCGACACCCGCAGAACTCACGAGCAGGAGCAGCGAGCAGCAACCCCACCCACACCCCCTGAATGCCGACGGCCGCCCCTCCCGAGTCCGGCCTCGGCAGGAGCGGCCGCCCACGCCCAGCACACCCCGGCCACACCTGCCACCGGGGGCGCTCGCAGATCACCCCGGATAGACCGGGGCCGTCCCCTCCGTCACCTTCTGCCACTGCTCGCCCGACGGCAGACGGACGATGCCGTCCACCGAGTACGCCACCAGCGGCAGCTGGTCGTCCTCGGCGGCGGTGACCTCCTTGACGCCGGTCAGGCCCGCGGGCGCCGGCACGTCCGGCGTGGAGCCGTCGACCTGGACGTACCGCATCTGCTCGACGCCCCCGTGCTCGCGCCCGACCACCACGAGCCGGCTGTCCCCGGCCCACGACATGGTGGTGATCTCCTCCAACTCCGGTGCCGCGGAGCGCAGTTCGACCACCCTGACGGCCGGCTTCTCACCCGGCTTCTCGTCCCGCTCGATCAGCCCGATGAGCAGGGTCTTCTTGTCGCCCTTCTGCACGACGAGCGCGATCCGCACCCCGTCGGCGGCGACCCGCACGGACTGGATCCGTCCGTCCAGGTGCGGCGTGCGCACCTCCACCGGATCGCCCTTGCCCTCCTCGAAGAGGAGCAGCCGGGGATGGTCGGGGTCACGGTCGGCCACCCACAGGCCGTCGTCCGCGTCCCAGCTGGGAGTCGTCAGCCGGTCCTTCTCGGCCTTGCCCTGGCTGCGCAGCACCGGCTCGCCCAGTGAACCGCCCGAGACCAGCGACCCCACGTACAGCGACCGGCCGTCGAGGCCGACGCCGGCCGCGGTGCGCTCGTCACGCGACACCGCCACCGACCGCAGCGCCGTGTCTCCGTCACCGAGCGCCCCCGGCACCGGGTCCGGCTCGATGTCACTGCTGCCCGCGGAGATCCGTACGAGCCGATGCTTGCCGTCGACGAAGTACAGGTAGCCGGGCGGCCGCGCCGAGCTCCGGGAGGCCGCCGAATCGGCCCCCGTCTGCGTGAGCGAGCACAGCTCCGCCCCGTCGGCCCGCAGCTCGACCTCGTCCACCGCCGGGCTGAGGTTCCGCAGCGTGAACAGCAACTGGGCGGCCATTTCCTGGCACCGGTTGGTGCCGATGCCCGCGGCCTTGTCGTTGAGCGGGACCGTCAGCTTGCTCCGGTCGTCGGGCGTCAGCGCTCCGGCGTCCTTGGCCAGCGCCGTACCGGTGGGGAAGCTCGACCTGACCACGGGTCCGAGCCACCGCGTGGGCCCGTTGAGCAGGGAGTTCACCATCTGCGTCATGGGCTCCACGCGCCGGCGCACGTAGACGGGGTCGGCGACCACCGTGGGCTGCGACCTCGATCCGGCCGCGGCGGTGTTCGAGGCGAAGTAGTACTTGCTGACGGACATGTAGTTGCGCTGGAAGTCCGACTCGCCCATGACGACGCCCTGCGGCAGCGCGTCGATCCGCCACTGCCGCTTGTCGTCCTGCGACAGGTGCACGCTCCTGCCGTACGCCCCCGTCGCCGGCGCGTACGCCTGCTGCGCGTCGACGGTGGCGACCTTGGTGCCGGTCAGCATGTACGAGATCTCGCCGGTGTCCTCCCCGCCGCCGCCCGGCTCGGGCTTGGCGCCCGGCCCGTCCGTGAGCACCGTGGCGGACGCCTCGGGCCGCCACGTCTTCGCGGCTTCGCCGGTCAGGTACTGACGCGCGGTCTTGTAGTGGGCATCGTCGCTGGTGAGTGCCTCCAGGAAACCCTGCACGATCTCTGAGGGCGGCGCGTCCTCCCCCGGCGGCACGGCGAACACCTGCACCTGGGTCTCCTGGCGCGGTGTGGACTCCACACCGCGCAGATCCCCGCTGTCCGGCATCGAGGCACACCCCGCCAGCACCAGAACGCCACAGGCGGCGTACGCCGTCACGCGCGCGTGCCTGCGCCGGCCGCGCCCCTCGCGGTCAGCGCCCACGAGATGCCTCCCCTTGCCTGTCCACGTCCCCGAACTCGCTTTCCCGGCTACCCGGGCCGGCGGAGCCGTTGTCCTCGTCCCGCGGCCCGTTCACGACCTGATCCCGTCCGGCCCGGCCGTCGGCACCCTCGTCGCGCCCTGTTCCCTCCGGGCCGCTCACGCCCCCGCCGGGAGCCGGCTCCTCCGCCCCCACCGATTCGTCCTGCCGCCGCGTGCCCGAGGCAGGCCTGGGGACCACTCGCGAACCGTTTCCGGGCAGCGCCGTCGGATCCGCCGTAGGGGCGACACGCGGGGGTATCGGATCCCGCTTGGCCCCCTGAGGCACCGGCCCGCTCACCGGCTGCGCCGGCACGGTCGCCCGCTTCTCGCCGTCCCCGCCGCCGCACGGCAGACCGGCGTCGTCGAGCCCCCGGTTGCGCCGTGAGTCCTTGGGCTCCAGCGGTATCGGGGAGCCCCTCAGAGGCTCGTCGGCGGTCCTGGGCAGCGTCAGCCGGAACTGCGAACCGCCGCCCGGCTCGCCCCACGCCTGCAGCCAGCCGCCGTGCAGCCGCGCGTCCTCCAGGGCGATGGACAACCCCAGGCCCGTACCCCCCGTGGTACGCGCGCGTGCCGGGTCGGCCCGCCAGAAGCGGCTGAACACACGGGTCGCCTCGCCCGGCTTGAGCCCGACACCGTAGTCCCGCACCGCGACGGCGACGGCACCGCCGGCCGCGGCGAGCTTGACGACGACGTCCCTGCCCTCGCCGTGCTCGACGGCGTTGACGACGAGGTTGCGCAGCACGCGCTCCACGCGCCGGGCGTCGGCCTCGGCGACGACGGGCTGCTGGGCGCCCAGGATCCGGATCCGCGTGTCCTTGCGCTCCGCGAGCGGCTCGGCCCCGCTGACCACCCGCCGTACGACGTCCCTGAGGTCTATCGGCTCCGCCTCCAGCGCCGCGGCGCCCGCGTCGAACCGGCTGATCTCCAGCAGGTCGGCGAGCAGTGACTCGAACCGGTCCAGCTGGTCGGCGAGCAGCTCCGCCGACCGCGCGGTCACCGGGTCGAAGTCCTCACGCGCCTCGTGGATGACGTCCGCGGCCATCCGGACGGTCGTCAGCGGCGTACGCAGCTCGTGCGACACGTCCGACACGAACCGGCGCTGCATCCGCGACAGGTCCTCCAGCTGGCTGATCTTCAACTGGAGGTTCTGCGCCATCTTGTTGAAGGCCTCCCCGAGCCGCGCGATGTCGTCCTCGCCGGTGACCTTCATACGCTCCTGAAGCCGCCCGGCCGACAGCCGCTCGGCGATCCCCGCCGCCATCCGCACCGGCGTGACGACCTGCCGCACAACGAGCCAGGCGATGGCCCCGAGCAGGACGACGACGAACAGCCCGGCCGTCGCCAGCGTGCCCTTGACCAGGCTCAGCGACTTCTCCTCCTGGGTGAGCGGGAAGAGGTAGTAGAGCTGGTACGGGTCGCCGTTGGGGTCGTCGACCTGCTTGCCGATGACCAGGCCGGGTTGGGAGTCCTTGGTCGCGTTGGTGTAGGTGATGCGGGTGTAGCTCTGCGCGGCCGTCGTACTGCTGCCGATCCGCTCGCGCAGGTCAGCGGGCACGCTCCTGTTCCAGTCCACCTCGCCGGAGGCACGCTGTCCGCGGCCGCCCGCGCCGTCCGCGTCGGTGGCCGGGAGCGTCACCACTTCGAAGGCGCCCTGGCCGCCGCTGGACAGCGAGGAGACGAGGTCGCTCATCCACGGGGTGACATTCTGCGCGGGACGCCCGTCCGATGTGGCGACGTCGTCGCCGGTGCCACTCGCCGCTTCGACGGCCCGCTGACTGGCCACCGCGAACCCGCCCGTGGCCTGGCTCTGGGACGCCTTCACCTTGGCGTCCAGCAGACCGTTGCGCACCTGCCCGATGACGACGAAGCCCAGCAGCAGCACCACGCCCAGCGACATCAGCAACGTCGTGACGACGACCTTGAGCTGGATGTTGCGCCGCCACAACCGCATGACGGGCAGCAACGGCCGGCGCACCCACCGCATGAACAGGCGGATGACCGGGCTGCCCTGGACTCCGCCCTGGAGCAGCAGCCCGCTCTCCAGGAACCGCCCCCAGCGGGAGCCGGACCTCTTCCGTCCGACAGACCGCTCCGGGCGGGCCCCGGACCGTCCGGGCGCCGAAGCGGCACTGTCGCCGGACATGTCAGCTCGGCCCTGCCTTGTACCCGACACCACGGACGGTCACCACGATCTCCGGCTTCTCCGGGTCCTTCTCGACCTTGGAGCGCAGCCGCTGCACATGCACGTTGACCAGCCGCGTGTCCGCCGCGTGCCGGTAGCCCCAGACCTGCTCCAGCAGCACCTCGCGCGTGAACACCTGCCACGGCTTGCGCGCGAGCGCGACCAGCAGGTCGAACTCCAGCGGCGTCAGCGCGATCGACTGCCCGTCCCGCTTCACCGAGTGCCCGGCCACGTCGATGACCAGGTCACCGATGGCGAGCTGCTCCGGAGCGGGCTCCTCCGACCGCCTGAGCCGCGCCCGGATCCGGGCCACCAGCTCCTTCGGCTTGAACGGCTTCACGATGTAGTCGTCCGCGCCCGACTCCAGGCCCACAACCACGTCGACCGTGTCGCTCTTCGCGGTCAGCATCACGATCGGCACACCCGACTCCGCCCTGATCAGGCGGCACACCTCGATGCCGTCCCGGCCGGGCAGCATCAGGTCGAGCAGCACCAGATCGGGCTTGGCCTCACGGAACGCGGCCAGCGCCTTGTCACCGTCGGCCACGAACGACGGCTCGAAACCCTCACCACGCAGCACAATCCCGAGCATCTCGGCCAGTGCGGTGTCGTCGTCGACGACAAGGACTCGTCCCTTCATAAACGACATCATCCCATTCTCATAACAGTGGCGAAGGCAGTGGTGAGGTAGGTCACCGGCCAGTGACCATAGTCGCAGCAAGCGCTACTGTCTGCCCTCGTCGGCCCGCAGATGATCTCCAGCCGGGCCCGGAGGCCGAGGGTGCCGGAGCCCGTCCCGCCCCGCGCACCTTCCGTAACGCCCCGCTCAGCCCGCCGCCACCCGGCGCCCACGCGCACACACCTCTGCGAGTGCCTCCGCCGTCACAGGCGAAACAACACCCTCCTCCGTGACGATCGCCGTCACCAGCTCGGACGGAGTCACGTCGAACGCCGGGTTGTACGCCTGCGTCCCCAGCGGCGCCACCGGAATCCCACCGCCCGCCTCCGCACCGACCACCGGCACCTGCGGCGCCGTCACCTCGGTCACCTCATGCCCGGGACGCTGCTCCACCTCGATGGACGCCCCGTCCGCCGTGTCCAGATCCACCGTCGTCACCGGCGCCACCACGATGAACGGCACATGGTGGTACCGCGCCAGCACCGCCAGCGGATAGCTCCCGACCTTGTTCGCCACCGAACCGTCCGCCGTGATGCGGTCCGCCCCGATCAGCACCGCGTCCACCTCCCCCGCGGCGAACAGGGACCCCGCCGCGTTGTCGGTGAGCAGCGTGTACGCCATCCCGCTGCGAGCCGCCTCGTACGCCGTCAGGCGCGCGCCCTGCAGCAACGGCCGCGTCTCGTCCACCCACAGCCGCCGCAGCCGCCCCGTCCGGTGCGCCGCGAGCGCCACCGCGAACGCCGTGCCCTCCCCGCCCGACACCAGCGAACCGGTGTTGCAGTGGGTGAGGATCCGGTGCCCGCCGCCGGGCAGCAGCTCGTCCAGCAGCGCCAGACCGTGCTCGGCCATCCGCCCACTGGCCTCGGCGTCCTCCCGGTGCAGCTGCCGCGCCGCGGCCAGCGCCGCCGCGGCCGCCTGCCTGACGTCACCGCCCTTGGCGAGCGCCACCTCGTGGGCCGACTGGGCCCGGCGCACACCCACGGCCAGGTTCACCGCGGTCGGCCGGGCGCCCGCCAGCGCGGCCGCGGCCTCCTCCACGTCGAAACCCCGCACGGCGGCGAGCGCGACACCGTACGCCCCCGCGATGCCGAGCAGCGGTGCTCCGCGCACGGCCAGCGAGCGGATCGCCTCCACCAGCGCGGGCGCGTCCGTACAGACCAGTTCGACCTCCTCGGCCGGCAGCCTCGTCTGGTTCAGCAGGACCAGAACGGGGCCTTCCGGTGGCTCTTCCCAGCGGATCGCCGGGATCTCGGTCGGCCGCTTGTCATCGCCGCTGTGCGCGTACTGATCAGCCATGCGGTCAGTCTGCCCCCTATCGAGCGGACAATTGAAGGTACGCAGCCCATACCGCGGCCGGTCACTCCAAGACCACCCCATGGCACGATGGCTGCCAACCTGCCGCCGCGACCGCGGACGGGCACCGTGAAGGAGCGACGATGAACGACACTCCGGGCTGGGCCTCGCCCGGATCCGCCCCGTCCGACGGCCGGAAGCCGGACCAGTCCGGCCCGGCCGAGCCCACCGACCGCCCCGCACAGCCCGCGGACCAGCCGGCCCAGCCCGGCCAGGCCCCGCAGGGCCCCGGCCCGCAGTGGTCCAAGGAACAGCCGCCGCCGGCCCAGTGGTCCGCCCCCAGCGGCCCGACCGCCCCCGGCCAGGCTCCCCCGCCCCCGCCCCCCGGCCCGGGTTGGGGCAACCAGCCCCCCGGCGGATACGGTCCGCAAGGCCACGGCGGCTGGGGAAGCGGCTGGGGCGGCCCCCCGCCCGCCGCCAAGCCCGGCATCATCCCGCTCCGCCCGCTCGGTGTGGGCGAGATCCTCGACGGCGCGGTCTCCACCATGCGCACCTACTGGCGCACGGTTTTGGGCATCTCGCTGACCGTCGCCGTCCTCACCGAGGTCATCGTCGTCCTGTTCCAGGGCCTCGTCCTGGACGACTCCAGCACCGACGCCCTCAACGACCCCAGCGCCACCCTCAGCGAGCTGAGCCGTGCCATGGGCGACGCCCTGCTCAACTCCAGCGTCGTCTTCGTGATCTCCCTGGTCGGCACCGTCATCGCGACCGCCCTGCTCACCACCGTCACCAGCCGCGCCGTACTCGGCAAGTCGGTGACCATCGGCGAGGCCTGGCGCGACGCCCGCCCGCAGATCCTCAAACTGTTCGGCCTCATCTGCGTGTTGCTGCTCATCACCGTCGGCGTCGTCACCGTGGGAGCCCTGCCCGGCCTCCTCGTCACCGTCGCCGGGAACAACGGCGCAGGCGTCGCCCTCACCGTCCTCGGCATCATCGGCGCCGGCATCGTCGCCCTGTGGCTGGCGATCCGCTTCTCCCTCGCCTCGCCCGCCCTGATGCTGGAGAAGCAGGGCATCAAGAAGGCCATGAGCCGCTCCGCGAAGCTCGTCCAGGGCACCTGGTGGCGGATCTTCGGCATCCAGCTGCTCGCCACGCTCATCGCGAACGTCGTCGCCTCGATCATCGTCATCCCCTTCACCCTCCTCGCCGCGGCCCTCAGCGGCGACGGCCTCACCGGCTGGCTCA
This is a stretch of genomic DNA from Streptomyces hawaiiensis. It encodes these proteins:
- a CDS encoding response regulator, with amino-acid sequence MADSFGPMRDADDGVVGMGPDSGTPRKEPIRVLVVDDHALFRRGLEIVLAAEEDIQVVGEAGDGAEAVEKAADLLPDIVLMDVRMPKRGGIEACTSIKEVAPSAKIIMLTISDEEADLYDAIKAGATGYLLKEISTDEVATAIRAVADGQSQISPSMASKLLTEFKSMIQRTDERRLVPAPRLTDRELEVLKLVATGMNNRDIAKELFISENTVKNHVRNILEKLQLHSRMEAVVYAMREKILEIR
- the hpf gene encoding ribosome hibernation-promoting factor, HPF/YfiA family yields the protein MDIVVKGRKTEVPERFRKHVAEKLKLEKIQKLDGKVISLDVEVSKEPNPRQADRCDRVEITLRSRGPVIRAEAAASDPYAALDLAAEKLEARLRRQHDKRYSRRGARRIPAAEVADHVPGVATLNGNGLVPAPEEEPEAVPTKKIGSLEVQGDGPIVVREKTHVAAPMTLDQALYEMELVGHDFYLFVDSETKEPSVVYRRHAYDYGVIHLSTDTMVTQAHAPDAGGALGG
- a CDS encoding ComF family protein, with product MRGWWQDLTDLVLPGACGGCGMPRTVLCARCRAVLSGGAVHRVRPVPEPPGLPLVHAAARYADEVRATLLAHKERGALALAGPLGVALAGAVRAGLQGAWAPAEAGVAWSRGGGAPVLLVPVPSGRRAVRARGHDPARRIALAAAGELRRRGFPARVVGVLRQRRAVADQSGLNSRQRLDNLAGALAVARGGARLLCGGPVVLVDDVMTTGASLAEAARAVRAVSYGPEILSGATGPIPNAAGTLAVYGGETWESREEQNVGSRRERTGRRPDRQVDAGAVDAGGVVDVVCAAVVAASPDSFEINRN
- a CDS encoding LpqB family beta-propeller domain-containing protein; this translates as MGADREGRGRRRHARVTAYAACGVLVLAGCASMPDSGDLRGVESTPRQETQVQVFAVPPGEDAPPSEIVQGFLEALTSDDAHYKTARQYLTGEAAKTWRPEASATVLTDGPGAKPEPGGGGEDTGEISYMLTGTKVATVDAQQAYAPATGAYGRSVHLSQDDKRQWRIDALPQGVVMGESDFQRNYMSVSKYYFASNTAAAGSRSQPTVVADPVYVRRRVEPMTQMVNSLLNGPTRWLGPVVRSSFPTGTALAKDAGALTPDDRSKLTVPLNDKAAGIGTNRCQEMAAQLLFTLRNLSPAVDEVELRADGAELCSLTQTGADSAASRSSARPPGYLYFVDGKHRLVRISAGSSDIEPDPVPGALGDGDTALRSVAVSRDERTAAGVGLDGRSLYVGSLVSGGSLGEPVLRSQGKAEKDRLTTPSWDADDGLWVADRDPDHPRLLLFEEGKGDPVEVRTPHLDGRIQSVRVAADGVRIALVVQKGDKKTLLIGLIERDEKPGEKPAVRVVELRSAAPELEEITTMSWAGDSRLVVVGREHGGVEQMRYVQVDGSTPDVPAPAGLTGVKEVTAAEDDQLPLVAYSVDGIVRLPSGEQWQKVTEGTAPVYPG
- the mtrB gene encoding MtrAB system histidine kinase MtrB, with translation MSGDSAASAPGRSGARPERSVGRKRSGSRWGRFLESGLLLQGGVQGSPVIRLFMRWVRRPLLPVMRLWRRNIQLKVVVTTLLMSLGVVLLLGFVVIGQVRNGLLDAKVKASQSQATGGFAVASQRAVEAASGTGDDVATSDGRPAQNVTPWMSDLVSSLSSGGQGAFEVVTLPATDADGAGGRGQRASGEVDWNRSVPADLRERIGSSTTAAQSYTRITYTNATKDSQPGLVIGKQVDDPNGDPYQLYYLFPLTQEEKSLSLVKGTLATAGLFVVVLLGAIAWLVVRQVVTPVRMAAGIAERLSAGRLQERMKVTGEDDIARLGEAFNKMAQNLQLKISQLEDLSRMQRRFVSDVSHELRTPLTTVRMAADVIHEAREDFDPVTARSAELLADQLDRFESLLADLLEISRFDAGAAALEAEPIDLRDVVRRVVSGAEPLAERKDTRIRILGAQQPVVAEADARRVERVLRNLVVNAVEHGEGRDVVVKLAAAGGAVAVAVRDYGVGLKPGEATRVFSRFWRADPARARTTGGTGLGLSIALEDARLHGGWLQAWGEPGGGSQFRLTLPRTADEPLRGSPIPLEPKDSRRNRGLDDAGLPCGGGDGEKRATVPAQPVSGPVPQGAKRDPIPPRVAPTADPTALPGNGSRVVPRPASGTRRQDESVGAEEPAPGGGVSGPEGTGRDEGADGRAGRDQVVNGPRDEDNGSAGPGSRESEFGDVDRQGEASRGR
- the mtrA gene encoding two-component system response regulator MtrA is translated as MMSFMKGRVLVVDDDTALAEMLGIVLRGEGFEPSFVADGDKALAAFREAKPDLVLLDLMLPGRDGIEVCRLIRAESGVPIVMLTAKSDTVDVVVGLESGADDYIVKPFKPKELVARIRARLRRSEEPAPEQLAIGDLVIDVAGHSVKRDGQSIALTPLEFDLLVALARKPWQVFTREVLLEQVWGYRHAADTRLVNVHVQRLRSKVEKDPEKPEIVVTVRGVGYKAGPS
- the mtnA gene encoding S-methyl-5-thioribose-1-phosphate isomerase, with amino-acid sequence MADQYAHSGDDKRPTEIPAIRWEEPPEGPVLVLLNQTRLPAEEVELVCTDAPALVEAIRSLAVRGAPLLGIAGAYGVALAAVRGFDVEEAAAALAGARPTAVNLAVGVRRAQSAHEVALAKGGDVRQAAAAALAAARQLHREDAEASGRMAEHGLALLDELLPGGGHRILTHCNTGSLVSGGEGTAFAVALAAHRTGRLRRLWVDETRPLLQGARLTAYEAARSGMAYTLLTDNAAGSLFAAGEVDAVLIGADRITADGSVANKVGSYPLAVLARYHHVPFIVVAPVTTVDLDTADGASIEVEQRPGHEVTEVTAPQVPVVGAEAGGGIPVAPLGTQAYNPAFDVTPSELVTAIVTEEGVVSPVTAEALAEVCARGRRVAAG
- a CDS encoding proline-rich domain-containing protein, producing the protein MNDTPGWASPGSAPSDGRKPDQSGPAEPTDRPAQPADQPAQPGQAPQGPGPQWSKEQPPPAQWSAPSGPTAPGQAPPPPPPGPGWGNQPPGGYGPQGHGGWGSGWGGPPPAAKPGIIPLRPLGVGEILDGAVSTMRTYWRTVLGISLTVAVLTEVIVVLFQGLVLDDSSTDALNDPSATLSELSRAMGDALLNSSVVFVISLVGTVIATALLTTVTSRAVLGKSVTIGEAWRDARPQILKLFGLICVLLLITVGVVTVGALPGLLVTVAGNNGAGVALTVLGIIGAGIVALWLAIRFSLASPALMLEKQGIKKAMSRSAKLVQGTWWRIFGIQLLATLIANVVASIIVIPFTLLAAALSGDGLTGWLNTGVGSLGWSFLIISGIGSVIGSMITFPITAGVTVLLYIDQRIRREALDLELARAAGVQGYGPGATPGS